A single genomic interval of Streptomyces sp. BA2 harbors:
- the greA gene encoding transcription elongation factor GreA, whose translation MTQTSENVTWLTQEAYNQLKAELEYLSGPARTEIATKIAAAREEGDLRENGGYHAAKEEQGKQELRVRQLTQLLEHAKVGEAPAADGMVAPGMVVTIAFDGDEDDTLTFLLASREYASADIETYSPQSPLGSGVNGKKIGEDAQYELPNGKFASVKILQAKPYQA comes from the coding sequence GTGACCCAGACCAGCGAGAACGTCACCTGGCTGACCCAGGAGGCGTACAACCAGCTCAAGGCCGAGCTGGAGTACCTGTCTGGTCCCGCGCGCACCGAGATCGCTACGAAGATCGCGGCGGCACGTGAGGAGGGCGACCTGCGCGAGAACGGCGGGTACCACGCGGCCAAGGAGGAGCAGGGCAAGCAGGAGCTCCGCGTCCGCCAGCTGACCCAGCTCCTGGAGCATGCGAAGGTCGGCGAGGCGCCGGCCGCGGACGGCATGGTCGCGCCCGGCATGGTCGTGACGATCGCTTTCGACGGCGACGAGGACGACACCCTGACGTTCCTGCTCGCCTCGCGCGAGTACGCGAGCGCCGATATCGAGACGTATTCGCCGCAGTCCCCGCTCGGCAGCGGCGTGAACGGCAAGAAGATCGGCGAGGACGCGCAGTACGAACTGCCGAACGGCAAGTTCGCCTCGGTGAAGATCCTCCAGGCGAAGCCGTACCAGGCCTGA
- a CDS encoding thioredoxin domain-containing protein — protein sequence MPNRLAHETSPYLLQHADNPVDWWPWSAEAFAEARERGVPVLLSVGYSSCHWCHVMAHESFEDADTAAFLNAHFVNVKVDREERPDIDAVYMEAVQAATGQGGWPMTVFLTPDAEPFYFGTYFPPEPRHGMPSFQQVADGVRRAWADRRDEVAEVAGKIVRDLSERQLAFGTDELPGEDELAQALLGLTRDYDASRGGFGGAPKFPPSMVVEFLLRHYARTGSEGALQMAADTCERMARGGIYDQLGGGFARYSVDREWVVPHFEKMLYDNALLCRVYAHLWRATGSDLARRVALETADFMVRELRTNEGGFASALDADSEDAASGKHVEGAYYVWTPQQLREVLGDADAELAATYFGVTEEGTFEEGASVLQLPDAGGVVADAARISSIRERLLAARSERPAPGRDDKIVAAWNGLAVAALAEVGAYFDRPDLVAAAVGAGDLLVRLHMDDRARLSRTSKDGQAGANAGVLEDYADVAEGFLALASVTGEGVWLEFAGFLLDHVLGQFVDAESGSLYDTAADAERLIRRPQDPTDNAVPSGWTAAAGALLSYAAHTGAEPHRLAAERALGVVKGLAPRAPRFIGHGLAVAEAALDGPREVAVIGSVGGELHRTALLGTAPGAVVAVGPAGGDELPLLAGRGQVGGLPAAYVCRRFVCDAPTVDAGELAAKLSG from the coding sequence ATGCCGAACCGACTGGCCCATGAGACGTCCCCCTACCTCCTTCAGCACGCCGACAACCCCGTCGACTGGTGGCCCTGGTCGGCAGAGGCCTTCGCCGAGGCGCGGGAGCGGGGCGTGCCCGTGCTGCTCAGCGTCGGGTACAGCAGTTGCCACTGGTGTCACGTCATGGCGCACGAGTCCTTCGAGGACGCCGACACCGCCGCCTTCCTGAACGCGCACTTCGTCAACGTCAAGGTCGACCGCGAGGAGCGGCCCGACATCGACGCCGTCTACATGGAGGCCGTACAGGCCGCGACCGGGCAGGGCGGCTGGCCCATGACGGTCTTCCTGACGCCCGACGCCGAGCCCTTCTACTTCGGCACGTACTTCCCGCCCGAGCCGCGGCACGGCATGCCCTCCTTCCAGCAGGTGGCCGACGGGGTCCGGCGCGCCTGGGCGGACCGGCGCGACGAGGTCGCCGAGGTCGCCGGGAAGATCGTGCGTGACCTCTCCGAACGCCAGCTGGCGTTCGGCACCGACGAGCTGCCCGGCGAGGACGAACTCGCGCAGGCGCTGCTCGGCCTGACGCGCGACTACGACGCCTCGCGGGGCGGCTTCGGGGGCGCGCCCAAGTTCCCGCCGTCCATGGTCGTCGAGTTCCTGCTGCGGCACTACGCCCGCACCGGCTCCGAGGGCGCCCTCCAGATGGCGGCCGACACCTGCGAGCGGATGGCGCGCGGCGGGATCTACGACCAGCTCGGCGGCGGCTTCGCGCGCTACTCCGTGGACCGGGAGTGGGTCGTGCCCCACTTCGAGAAGATGCTCTACGACAACGCGCTGCTCTGCCGCGTGTACGCCCACCTGTGGCGGGCCACGGGCTCGGACCTCGCGCGGCGTGTCGCCCTGGAGACCGCCGACTTCATGGTGCGCGAACTCCGCACGAACGAGGGCGGTTTCGCCTCGGCGCTCGACGCGGACAGCGAGGACGCCGCGAGCGGCAAGCACGTCGAGGGCGCGTACTACGTGTGGACGCCTCAGCAGCTGCGCGAGGTGCTCGGCGACGCGGACGCCGAGCTGGCCGCCACGTACTTCGGGGTGACGGAGGAAGGCACCTTCGAGGAAGGCGCCTCGGTGCTTCAACTCCCCGACGCGGGCGGTGTGGTGGCAGATGCCGCGCGGATCTCCTCGATCCGGGAGCGGCTGCTCGCGGCGCGCTCGGAGCGGCCAGCGCCCGGCCGTGACGACAAGATCGTCGCCGCCTGGAACGGGCTCGCCGTCGCCGCGCTCGCGGAGGTGGGCGCGTACTTCGACCGGCCGGATCTGGTGGCGGCGGCGGTGGGCGCCGGTGACCTGCTCGTGCGGCTGCACATGGACGACCGTGCGCGGCTCTCCCGTACCTCCAAGGACGGTCAAGCCGGCGCCAACGCGGGTGTGTTGGAGGACTACGCCGATGTCGCCGAGGGCTTCCTCGCGCTGGCCTCCGTGACGGGGGAGGGGGTGTGGCTGGAGTTCGCCGGGTTCCTGCTCGACCACGTGCTCGGCCAGTTCGTGGACGCGGAGTCCGGGTCTCTGTACGACACGGCAGCGGACGCGGAGCGGTTGATCCGCAGGCCGCAGGATCCCACGGACAACGCGGTGCCGTCCGGGTGGACGGCGGCGGCCGGGGCGCTGCTTTCGTACGCGGCGCACACCGGGGCCGAGCCGCATCGCCTCGCGGCGGAGCGGGCGTTGGGCGTGGTGAAGGGGCTCGCGCCTCGGGCGCCGCGGTTCATCGGGCATGGGTTGGCGGTGGCGGAGGCGGCGCTTGACGGTCCCCGTGAGGTTGCGGTGATCGGCTCGGTGGGCGGGGAGCTGCATCGCACCGCTCTGTTGGGGACGGCACCTGGGGCTGTGGTGGCTGTCGGCCCTGCGGGCGGCGATGAGCTTCCGCTGCTCGCGGGGAGGGGGCAGGTCGGGGGGCTTCCGGCGGCTTACGTCTGCCGCCGGTTCGTGTGTGACGCGCCGACTGTGGATGCGGGGGAACTGGCGGCGAAGCTGTCGGGCTGA
- a CDS encoding DUF4307 domain-containing protein, whose protein sequence is MAAVSDKLPEGRYDRARSADERADRKLKIIGGVLGALFLLMIGWFGYDYVSGTKVSGEVIKFDVVSASAVEVHLEVRKDADAKGYCTVRSQAEDGEEVGRADFRFDQNDGRIDKVVTLRTKARGTSAELLGCHSD, encoded by the coding sequence ATGGCCGCCGTGAGCGACAAGCTCCCCGAGGGGCGGTACGACCGCGCACGCTCGGCCGACGAACGCGCGGACCGCAAGCTGAAGATCATCGGTGGGGTCCTCGGTGCGCTCTTCCTCCTGATGATCGGCTGGTTCGGATACGACTACGTGTCCGGCACGAAGGTCAGCGGCGAAGTGATCAAGTTCGACGTCGTCTCCGCAAGCGCGGTCGAGGTGCACCTGGAGGTGCGCAAGGACGCGGACGCCAAGGGCTACTGCACCGTGCGCTCACAGGCTGAGGACGGCGAAGAAGTGGGTCGCGCGGACTTCCGCTTCGACCAGAACGACGGCCGGATCGACAAGGTCGTCACGCTGCGTACGAAGGCGCGCGGGACGAGCGCGGAGCTGCTCGGCTGCCACTCGGACTGA
- a CDS encoding MarR family winged helix-turn-helix transcriptional regulator, with protein sequence MPTTPDMTTASDPGLLDTLQHQVAVFARRAEQTRLGGVGQVRNSMDRAAYLLLNRLDKEGPMGVKALAASMGIDSSTVTRQVAPLVDTGLVKRTSHPEDGRAVVLQLSPRGEARLNEVRSSRRDLMAELTDDWSPEERESFCTLLTRFNSALSARQTSQSTPDAPES encoded by the coding sequence ATGCCCACAACTCCGGACATGACGACCGCCAGCGATCCCGGCCTCCTCGACACGCTGCAGCACCAGGTGGCCGTGTTCGCCCGCCGTGCGGAGCAGACGCGCCTCGGCGGCGTAGGACAGGTCCGCAACTCCATGGACCGCGCTGCGTACCTGCTGCTCAACCGCCTCGACAAGGAGGGGCCGATGGGCGTCAAAGCGCTCGCGGCGAGCATGGGCATCGACTCCTCGACGGTCACCCGGCAGGTCGCCCCACTGGTCGACACCGGGCTCGTCAAGCGCACCTCGCACCCCGAGGACGGCCGCGCCGTGGTGCTCCAGCTGTCGCCGCGCGGCGAGGCGCGCCTCAACGAAGTGCGGTCCTCGCGGCGTGACCTCATGGCCGAGCTGACCGATGACTGGTCCCCGGAGGAGCGCGAAAGCTTCTGCACGCTCCTCACGCGCTTCAATTCCGCGCTCTCCGCCCGCCAGACCTCGCAGTCGACGCCGGACGCGCCTGAGTCTTGA
- a CDS encoding ATP-binding cassette domain-containing protein — protein sequence MPGAIYAEGLVKTFGDVRALDGVDLDVPEGTVLGLLGPNGAGKTTAVRCLTTLLTPDSGRAVVAGIDVLKHPNEVRRSIGLSGQFAAVDEYLTGRENLQMVGQLYQMKAKEAKARAGELLDRFNLADAADRPSKTYSGGMRRRLDLAAALVVSPPVMFMDEPTTGLDPRNRQQLWEVIQELVSGGTTLLLTTQYLEEADHLAHDICVVDHGRVIARGTSDQLKAQTGGERVEVVVHERAHITSATEVLRGFGKGEVAVENHTRKLTVPVAGGAKLLAEVIRELDARGVEIDDIGLRRPTLDDVFISLTGHVAEVANGENGENGEIGENVKDTEGAK from the coding sequence ATGCCAGGCGCCATCTACGCCGAAGGACTGGTGAAGACCTTCGGCGACGTAAGGGCTCTGGACGGCGTCGATCTGGATGTCCCGGAAGGCACCGTGCTCGGCCTCCTCGGGCCGAACGGCGCGGGCAAGACCACTGCGGTGCGCTGTCTGACGACGCTTCTGACGCCGGACAGCGGCCGTGCGGTCGTCGCGGGCATCGACGTACTGAAGCATCCGAACGAAGTGCGGCGGTCGATCGGCCTCTCGGGCCAGTTCGCCGCCGTCGACGAGTACCTCACGGGCCGCGAGAACCTCCAAATGGTCGGCCAGCTCTACCAGATGAAGGCGAAGGAGGCGAAGGCCAGGGCGGGCGAGCTGCTCGACCGGTTCAATCTCGCCGACGCCGCGGACCGCCCCTCCAAGACGTATTCGGGAGGCATGCGCCGCCGCCTCGACCTCGCCGCCGCGCTCGTCGTGTCGCCCCCGGTGATGTTCATGGACGAGCCGACCACGGGCCTCGACCCGCGCAACAGGCAGCAGCTCTGGGAGGTCATCCAGGAACTGGTGTCGGGCGGCACGACCCTGCTGCTCACCACCCAGTACCTCGAAGAGGCCGACCACCTGGCGCACGACATCTGCGTCGTGGACCACGGCCGGGTCATCGCGCGCGGCACATCCGACCAGCTCAAGGCGCAGACGGGCGGCGAGCGGGTCGAGGTCGTGGTGCACGAGCGCGCGCACATCACCTCGGCCACGGAGGTCCTGCGCGGCTTCGGCAAGGGCGAGGTCGCCGTCGAGAACCACACCCGCAAGCTCACGGTCCCGGTCGCGGGCGGCGCCAAGCTGCTCGCCGAGGTCATCCGCGAGCTGGACGCCCGCGGGGTCGAGATCGACGACATCGGGCTGCGCCGCCCGACCCTGGACGACGTGTTCATCTCGCTGACCGGCCACGTGGCCGAGGTGGCGAACGGCGAGAACGGCGAGAACGGCGAGATCGGCGAGAACGTCAAAGACACGGAGGGCGCGAAGTGA
- the mca gene encoding mycothiol conjugate amidase Mca translates to MTEQLRLMAVHAHPDDESSKGAATMAKYVSEGVDVHVVTCTGGERGDILNPKLQGDKYIQENIHEVRRKEMDEAREILGVKQDWLGFVDSGLPEGDPLPPLPEGCFALEDVDKAAGELVRQIRSFRPQVITTYDENGGYPHPDHIMTHKITMVAFDGAADAEKYPESEFGPVFQPQKLYYNQGFNRPRTEALHQAMLDKGLESPYGDWLKRWDEFERVERTLTTHVPCADFYEVRDRALIAHATQIDPEGGWFRVPMELQKEVWPTEEYELAKSLVDTSLPEDDLFAGIRDNA, encoded by the coding sequence TTGACTGAGCAGCTGCGACTGATGGCCGTCCACGCCCACCCCGACGACGAGTCGTCGAAGGGCGCGGCCACCATGGCCAAGTACGTGTCCGAGGGGGTGGACGTGCATGTCGTGACCTGCACGGGCGGGGAGCGCGGCGACATCCTCAACCCCAAGCTCCAGGGTGACAAGTACATCCAGGAGAACATCCACGAGGTGCGCAGGAAGGAGATGGACGAGGCCCGCGAGATCCTCGGCGTCAAGCAGGACTGGCTCGGCTTCGTCGATTCGGGTCTGCCCGAGGGCGACCCGCTGCCGCCGCTGCCCGAGGGCTGCTTCGCCCTGGAGGACGTCGACAAGGCGGCCGGTGAGCTCGTCCGGCAGATCCGCTCCTTCCGTCCGCAGGTCATCACGACGTACGACGAGAACGGCGGCTATCCGCACCCCGACCACATCATGACCCACAAGATCACGATGGTGGCCTTCGACGGTGCCGCGGACGCCGAGAAGTACCCGGAGAGCGAGTTCGGCCCGGTCTTCCAGCCGCAGAAGCTCTACTACAACCAGGGCTTCAACCGTCCCCGCACCGAGGCGCTGCACCAGGCGATGCTCGACAAGGGCCTGGAGTCGCCCTACGGGGACTGGCTGAAGCGGTGGGACGAGTTCGAGCGGGTCGAGCGGACGCTGACCACGCACGTTCCCTGCGCCGACTTCTACGAGGTCCGCGACCGGGCGCTGATCGCGCACGCCACGCAGATCGACCCCGAGGGCGGCTGGTTCCGCGTGCCGATGGAGCTCCAGAAGGAGGTCTGGCCCACGGAGGAGTACGAGCTCGCGAAGTCGCTCGTCGATACATCCCTCCCCGAGGACGACCTCTTTGCGGGCATCCGCGACAATGCCTAG
- a CDS encoding ABC transporter permease, translated as MSATTEAVRNVAPRPRGGVVQSINDSLVVAKRNLIRMTRIPEMIIFGLIQPIMFVVLFAYVFGGSMNIGGTTDPGVYREFLMAGIFAQTVTFATAGAGAGIADDMHKGLIDRFRSLPMARGAVLTGRTIADLVQTALTLVVLAIVALLVGWRVHEGIGKAIGAFGLLLLLGYAFTWIGALIGLSVRTPEAATSGGLIWLFPVTFISNAFVPTDNMATWIQTIADWNPFSATVQACRELFGNPGVVDSSAWPMQHPVWASVIYSILIVVLFRTLAVRKYRSATA; from the coding sequence GTGAGCGCGACAACCGAAGCGGTCCGGAATGTGGCCCCCAGGCCGCGCGGCGGCGTCGTCCAGTCGATCAACGACTCGCTCGTCGTCGCCAAGCGCAATCTCATCCGCATGACGCGCATCCCGGAGATGATCATCTTCGGCCTGATCCAGCCGATCATGTTCGTGGTGCTCTTCGCCTACGTCTTCGGCGGCTCGATGAACATCGGGGGCACCACGGACCCCGGCGTCTACCGCGAGTTCCTGATGGCCGGCATCTTCGCCCAGACCGTCACCTTCGCCACCGCGGGTGCCGGCGCGGGCATCGCCGACGACATGCACAAGGGGCTCATCGACCGGTTCCGGTCGCTGCCCATGGCGCGCGGCGCCGTCCTCACCGGCCGGACCATCGCCGACCTCGTGCAGACCGCGCTCACCCTCGTCGTGCTCGCGATCGTCGCGCTCCTGGTCGGCTGGCGGGTCCACGAGGGGATCGGCAAGGCGATCGGCGCCTTCGGCCTGCTTCTCCTGCTCGGCTATGCCTTCACCTGGATCGGAGCGCTCATCGGCCTCTCGGTCCGCACCCCGGAGGCGGCCACATCGGGCGGCCTGATCTGGCTCTTCCCGGTCACGTTCATCTCGAACGCCTTCGTCCCCACGGACAACATGGCCACGTGGATCCAGACCATCGCCGACTGGAACCCCTTCAGCGCCACCGTCCAGGCCTGCCGCGAGCTGTTCGGCAACCCCGGAGTGGTCGACTCCTCGGCCTGGCCCATGCAGCACCCGGTCTGGGCCTCGGTGATCTACTCGATCCTGATCGTCGTGCTCTTCCGGACCCTCGCGGTCCGCAAGTACCGCTCGGCCACCGCCTGA
- the ilvA gene encoding threonine ammonia-lyase, which produces MSYRTPHSLPTVTLDDVRGAQKMLSGVSRMTAMEGSRHLSQLVGAPVHFKCENLQRTGSFKLRGAYVRIAGLLPEERAAGVVAASAGNHAQGVALASSLLGVRSTVFMPVGAPLPKVAATRDYGAEVRLHGQVVDETLAAAQEYADETGAVFIHPFDHPDIIAGQGTVGLEILEQCPELRTLVLGVGGGGLAAGIAVAVKSLRPDVKVIGVQAAGSAAYPPSLAAGHPVSIENPATMADGIKVGRPGDVPFQIIDELLDGIVTVSEDELSSALLLCLERAKMVVEPAGASPVAALLSRPREFEGPVVALLSGGNVDPLLMQRILRHGMAAAGRYLSLRLRLTDRPGALATLLGVLSVVDANVLDVGHVRTDPRLGLTEVEVELHLETKGPAHCTEVGTALREAGYTVIG; this is translated from the coding sequence ATGAGCTACCGCACGCCTCACTCCTTGCCGACGGTCACCCTCGACGACGTGCGCGGTGCCCAGAAGATGCTCTCAGGCGTGTCCAGAATGACGGCGATGGAGGGCAGCAGGCACCTGTCGCAGCTGGTGGGCGCGCCGGTGCACTTCAAGTGCGAGAACCTCCAGCGGACGGGCTCGTTCAAGCTGCGCGGCGCGTACGTACGGATCGCGGGCCTGCTCCCCGAGGAGCGCGCTGCCGGTGTGGTCGCCGCGAGCGCGGGCAACCACGCGCAGGGTGTGGCCCTCGCGTCCTCCCTGCTCGGCGTGCGGTCCACGGTCTTCATGCCGGTGGGCGCGCCGCTGCCCAAGGTCGCCGCGACCCGCGACTACGGCGCGGAGGTGCGGCTGCACGGCCAGGTGGTCGACGAGACGCTGGCCGCCGCCCAGGAGTACGCCGACGAGACGGGCGCGGTATTCATCCACCCCTTCGATCACCCCGACATCATCGCGGGGCAGGGCACGGTGGGCCTGGAGATCCTGGAGCAGTGCCCCGAGCTGCGCACCCTGGTCCTTGGCGTCGGCGGCGGCGGGCTCGCCGCGGGCATCGCGGTGGCGGTCAAGTCGCTGCGCCCCGACGTCAAGGTGATCGGCGTGCAGGCGGCGGGCTCGGCGGCGTACCCGCCCTCGCTCGCGGCCGGGCACCCGGTGTCGATAGAGAACCCGGCGACGATGGCCGACGGCATCAAGGTCGGGCGCCCCGGTGACGTGCCGTTCCAGATCATCGACGAGCTGCTCGACGGCATCGTCACCGTCTCCGAGGACGAGCTGTCCAGCGCGCTGCTGCTCTGCCTGGAGCGGGCCAAGATGGTCGTCGAGCCGGCGGGCGCGAGCCCCGTCGCGGCGCTCCTGAGCAGGCCGAGGGAGTTCGAGGGCCCGGTGGTCGCGCTCCTGTCGGGCGGCAATGTCGACCCCCTCCTGATGCAGCGGATCCTGCGCCACGGCATGGCGGCGGCTGGCCGCTATCTCTCGCTGCGCCTGCGCCTGACGGACCGGCCGGGGGCGCTGGCCACGCTTCTCGGGGTGTTGTCAGTGGTCGACGCTAACGTCCTTGACGTGGGCCATGTGCGGACCGATCCGCGCCTCGGACTCACGGAGGTGGAGGTGGAGTTGCACCTGGAGACCAAGGGGCCCGCGCACTGCACCGAGGTCGGGACGGCACTGCGCGAGGCGGGCTACACCGTCATCGGCTGA
- a CDS encoding tetratricopeptide repeat protein: MRDSHRAEAERLLVRAVEEEVRRSGGRIDGGVLLSRARGALEDMGQTAAEEYAAYTQAVDEAEAGQLSFGQRYAKEGAGTPLLVAVVAAVGACVADLALGTGASTALGAGAAVAVVGAATTVLKVTASHLPAASRRAGAISQPGGPEQLRLQWLTALDVRGIRPFLDQQRLLQAPTTKKKTSPQLRGTDKSAAARRRTVLEQSFTQLPQPEGPFAGRRAELARVAQWVHAARASTETRPTVVVLHGVPGSGRSSLAVRAAHDLRDQFRGACVVDLRGESSQPLSTRDALLHLLNRLGAPREQLLFRERSSQEQQVKRLSELYHQYLTGLAVTVVLDDASDPEQVRTLVPERSDSLVLVTTRKPLELPADLPAWVHQLPVEPLDAAGAEHLLRAAAEDTSGPYDAESADAVRELCGGLPLALRAAGSSIGSRTATQLAADLAAYGPVEPVERVLWLRYTDQTEPARRLLRRLALAGRASLGAAAAAALLGVDEAEAARQLTALSRAGLVDHVRGSRYRLHDLVRAFALARLIDEEEPGERTAAQERLIVSYSELAGSVIRLVDGKMSTRAGQFDGHGFSSLEAALRWLDDESSFITAALRHAEGVNQEAVLNLLGALCDYCLLRGDLYRLGEISELTQAVDQGLLSRSVRWRTGIASRQLGELDQARTTLTSVVDLYMEAHQDAGAALALCSLGITLHHQGNLTEASARLREALDLQAPDELAGDRAWTMHALAAVERDRANLNQALGLLETSLVLHRENDSLHGEAWAHFQLGQLFLRMGDVPRAEEQLRGALDLYGRTRDGRGEAWALTQLARARLVDGDASAAVDGLRQAVSRHRDNEDARGEAWSAYYLGQALEEAGGLDQAVRELERSRTMFSRMRDVYGLACARHHSARVTRDQRAAQTGSLRNSGFARQLLVDARADFQRIGVAHGEAWTCLELAVVDAGNTRAQQALALCDEAAALFASYGDRRGEDWARFLRCTLLPYGSPGGWEIGTAVAHEELSQLARAGHPTRDGKLDDYMEAFGLLLERGADLESGWQAWRLGMVPNRHSREVMGVTVTKAG, translated from the coding sequence ATGCGGGACAGCCATCGGGCCGAAGCCGAGCGGCTGTTGGTGCGGGCGGTGGAAGAAGAGGTACGGCGCTCCGGCGGGCGTATCGACGGGGGCGTGCTGCTCTCGCGGGCCCGGGGCGCGCTGGAGGACATGGGGCAGACCGCCGCCGAGGAGTACGCCGCTTATACGCAGGCCGTCGACGAGGCGGAGGCCGGTCAGCTCTCCTTCGGGCAGCGGTATGCCAAGGAAGGGGCCGGAACTCCCCTGCTCGTGGCCGTCGTTGCGGCCGTGGGTGCGTGTGTCGCCGACCTCGCGCTCGGGACCGGGGCGTCGACCGCGCTCGGCGCGGGTGCCGCCGTCGCCGTCGTCGGCGCGGCCACCACCGTCCTGAAGGTCACCGCGTCCCACCTGCCCGCGGCCAGCCGCCGCGCCGGTGCGATCAGCCAGCCCGGCGGGCCCGAGCAGCTGCGGCTCCAGTGGCTGACGGCCCTGGATGTGCGGGGCATCCGGCCCTTCCTCGACCAGCAGCGGCTGCTGCAGGCACCCACCACCAAGAAGAAGACCTCGCCGCAGCTGCGGGGCACGGACAAGAGCGCGGCGGCACGCAGGCGTACCGTACTGGAGCAGTCGTTCACCCAACTGCCGCAGCCTGAGGGCCCGTTCGCGGGGCGGCGGGCCGAGCTCGCCCGTGTGGCCCAGTGGGTGCACGCCGCGCGGGCGAGCACGGAGACCCGGCCCACCGTCGTCGTGCTGCACGGCGTGCCGGGCTCCGGGCGGTCCTCGCTCGCCGTGCGGGCCGCGCACGATCTGCGGGACCAGTTCCGGGGCGCCTGCGTCGTCGATCTGCGGGGCGAGAGCTCCCAGCCGCTGTCGACGCGGGACGCGCTCCTGCATCTGCTGAATCGATTGGGCGCCCCGCGCGAGCAGCTCCTCTTCCGTGAGCGTTCCTCGCAGGAACAGCAGGTCAAGCGGCTCAGCGAGCTCTACCACCAGTATCTGACCGGGCTCGCGGTGACCGTCGTACTCGACGACGCGAGCGACCCGGAGCAGGTGCGCACCCTCGTGCCCGAGCGCTCCGACAGCCTCGTCCTCGTCACCACCCGCAAGCCTCTGGAACTCCCCGCCGACCTGCCCGCCTGGGTGCACCAGCTGCCGGTGGAGCCGCTCGACGCGGCGGGCGCCGAGCACCTGCTGCGCGCGGCGGCCGAGGACACCTCCGGTCCCTACGACGCCGAATCCGCCGACGCGGTGCGGGAGTTGTGCGGCGGGCTTCCGCTGGCCCTGCGCGCCGCCGGGTCCTCGATCGGCTCGCGCACGGCGACGCAGCTGGCCGCCGATCTGGCCGCGTACGGCCCTGTGGAGCCCGTCGAGCGCGTCCTGTGGCTGCGCTACACCGACCAGACCGAGCCCGCGCGGCGTCTTCTGCGCAGGCTCGCGCTCGCCGGTCGCGCGTCCCTGGGCGCGGCCGCCGCCGCTGCCCTGCTCGGCGTCGACGAGGCGGAAGCGGCCCGCCAGCTGACCGCGCTCTCGCGCGCGGGCCTCGTCGATCACGTGCGCGGCAGCCGCTACCGCCTGCACGATCTCGTACGCGCCTTCGCGCTCGCCCGCCTCATCGACGAGGAGGAGCCCGGCGAGCGCACGGCCGCGCAGGAACGTCTCATCGTCAGCTACAGCGAGCTCGCCGGGTCGGTGATCCGCCTGGTCGACGGCAAGATGTCGACGCGGGCCGGCCAGTTCGACGGGCACGGCTTCTCCTCGCTGGAGGCGGCCCTGCGCTGGCTGGACGACGAGTCGAGCTTCATCACGGCGGCGCTGCGGCACGCGGAGGGCGTCAACCAGGAGGCGGTGCTCAATCTCCTGGGCGCACTTTGCGACTACTGCCTGCTGCGCGGCGACCTCTACCGCCTGGGCGAGATCAGCGAACTGACGCAAGCCGTCGACCAGGGCCTTCTCTCACGGAGCGTGCGGTGGCGCACGGGCATCGCGTCCCGTCAGCTCGGCGAGCTCGACCAGGCGCGGACGACCCTGACGTCGGTCGTGGACCTGTACATGGAGGCGCACCAGGACGCGGGCGCCGCGCTCGCCCTGTGCTCCCTGGGGATCACGCTGCACCACCAGGGCAATCTGACGGAGGCGTCGGCGCGCCTGCGCGAGGCCCTCGATCTCCAGGCCCCCGACGAGCTCGCCGGTGACCGCGCCTGGACGATGCACGCCCTCGCGGCGGTGGAGCGGGACCGCGCCAACCTCAACCAGGCCCTCGGCCTCCTGGAGACCTCCCTCGTCCTGCACCGCGAGAACGACTCCCTGCACGGCGAGGCCTGGGCGCACTTCCAGCTCGGCCAGCTCTTCCTGCGCATGGGCGACGTACCGCGCGCGGAGGAGCAGCTGCGGGGCGCCCTCGACCTGTACGGGCGCACGCGTGACGGCCGCGGCGAGGCCTGGGCCCTGACGCAGCTGGCGCGGGCCCGCCTGGTGGACGGCGACGCGTCGGCCGCGGTCGACGGACTGCGGCAGGCGGTCTCCCGGCACCGTGACAACGAGGACGCGCGCGGCGAGGCGTGGAGCGCCTACTACCTGGGCCAAGCCCTGGAGGAGGCGGGCGGCCTGGACCAGGCGGTGCGTGAGCTGGAGCGCTCGCGGACGATGTTCTCGCGGATGCGGGACGTGTACGGGCTGGCCTGCGCCCGGCACCACTCGGCGCGGGTGACCCGCGACCAGCGCGCCGCCCAGACGGGTTCGCTGCGCAACTCCGGCTTCGCCCGCCAGCTCCTGGTGGACGCCCGCGCCGACTTCCAGCGCATCGGGGTCGCGCACGGCGAGGCGTGGACGTGCCTGGAGCTCGCGGTCGTGGACGCGGGGAACACGCGCGCCCAGCAGGCGCTCGCCCTGTGCGACGAGGCGGCGGCGCTGTTCGCGTCGTACGGCGACCGGCGAGGCGAGGACTGGGCCCGCTTCCTGCGCTGCACCCTGCTGCCGTACGGGTCGCCCGGCGGCTGGGAGATCGGCACCGCCGTCGCCCACGAGGAGCTCAGCCAGCTGGCCCGCGCCGGTCATCCGACGCGCGACGGCAAGCTGGACGACTACATGGAGGCGTTCGGCCTGCTCCTGGAGCGCGGCGCCGACCTGGAGTCGGGCTGGCAGGCCTGGCGCCTGGGCATGGTGCCGAACCGCCACTCCCGAGAGGTGATGGGAGTGACGGTGACGAAGGCGGGCTAG